A window from Chiroxiphia lanceolata isolate bChiLan1 chromosome 3, bChiLan1.pri, whole genome shotgun sequence encodes these proteins:
- the NANP gene encoding N-acylneuraminate-9-phosphatase, whose translation MGLPGVKAVFFDLDNTLVDTAAAGRRAIEEVISALQSKHHYGEEEARAICDKVQAKLLKECHDPAKMCITDLRISHWEEAIQETIGGEANRDLAAECYYLWKTTRLQHLTLAEDTREMLTELRKRVRLLLLTNGDRQTQREKIEACACQPYFDAIVVGGEQKEEKPAPSIFHYCCDLLGVQPAECVMVGDSLDTDIQGGLNAGLKATVWLNKAMTTPVDTSPVPHYVISSVLDLPAVLQKMEHNINAKLGTDHMASSNEAH comes from the exons ATGGGGCTGCCCGGCGTCAAGGCGGTGTTCTTCGACCTGGACAACACTCTGGTGGACACGGCGGCGGCCGGGCGCCGCGCCATCGAGGAG GTGATCAGCGCCCTGCAGTCCAAGCACCACTACGGGGAGGAAGAGGCACGCGCCATCTGCGACAAGGTCCAGGCCAAACTTCTCAAGGAGTGCCACGATCCTGCCAAGATGTGCATCACCGACCTGCGGATCTCGCACTGGGAGGAGGCGATCCAGGAGACCATCGGGGGGGAGGCGAACCGCGACCTGGCGGCCGAGTGCTATTACCTGTGGAAGACGACGCGGCTGCAGCACCTGACGCTGGCCGAGGACACGCGGGAGATGCTCACGGAGCTGCGGAAGAGGGTTCGCCTGCTGCTCCTCACGAACGGCGACAGGCAGACGCAGAGGGAGAAGATCGAGGCGTGCGCCTGCCAGCCCTACTTCGATGCTATCGTTGTAGGGGGagagcagaaagaagagaaaccGGCGCCATCCATATTTCATTACTGCTGCGATCTCCTGGGGGTGCAGCCCGCAGAGTGTGTGATGGTTGGTGACTCTCTAGATACAGATATTCAAGGAGGCCTGAATGCTGGCTTGAAAGCAACGGTCTGGTTAAACAAAGCAATGACCACCCCGGTAGATACCTCCCCAGTACCTCAttatgttatttcttctgttctggATCTTCCAGCAGTTTTACAGAAGATGGAGCACAACATTAATGCTAAGTTAGGAACTGACCATATGGCTAGTAGCAATGAAGCACATTGA